From the genome of Mixophyes fleayi isolate aMixFle1 chromosome 2, aMixFle1.hap1, whole genome shotgun sequence, one region includes:
- the LOC142141053 gene encoding uncharacterized protein LOC142141053 isoform X1, with the protein MSRPRRSAGPPARLSDGSQLPAGSLRPPVTLSSSAPSSEALGALPESVHPSAVNIAAGDSPVAGSQRRSGQGGRGGARRSRAPERSAALAASGDASAAVQHSQQRRRSPSPTSARSSQSSLPPRSPPPNLAGQVSPRAAGGEGSLQALASSYSSPVGNHLIAVNEVNLESQHVSVSATSHRPWLHSSSGDSIPQINIIPPLMPQGWIRGRVRPHMAHNVSFQPMLSSQLHTPSPPQVGPPIQYNFISPIQAANVPLQRLPYSDSINVGGHPSALVQSGSFQQSPNTTLSPWARPAVAQVEAPHGNLPPWSLPYPPPNPDRVQRPMQNWMAPYPPPYVSSYGHASNASITNIPVPDLNSSPFGFGSSQDLARPPAPGFSFGTPVPIESLNSISGVRVNQSFVSEVANIHSVSVTAVSGGGAAAPLPEVITVTGSSALQTEPAGDSASREETSTQALALPGTSAQSVGRVGMIELAESSLAQSTRRAYQSAWSQWEAFLQSRAPSTSGQAEEILEFMWERYNTGVKKAAMASALAGISFMAKLHSKVDPTRGFIISKAMKGWARTRPSVPDSRRPITVPLLRQLIMSLAEVTSSSYESTLFSTAFSMAFHGAFRISELVAKSRVSLGTALLGKYTLVASTQVSIKIARSKTDQFSRGHWVTLSPCNDTSICPVAWCNKFSGIRPKDSEAWLAHMDGSPLSKFQFNAIFKSAVIKVGLDPKFYGTHSFRIGAATAAAMGGASVPDIKLLGRWKSDNYKRYIRP; encoded by the exons ATGTCCAGACCTAGGAGATCAGCGGGCCCCCCTGCACGTCTGTCAGACGGGTCACAGCTCCCGGCCGGGAGTCTGCGCCCGCCTGTTACTTTATCCAGCTCTGCCCCCTCTAGTGAAGCGCTGGGAGCGCTGCCTGAAAGCGTGCATCCCAGCGCTGTTAATATTGCTGCAGGGGACTCCCCTGTCGCTGGGTCTCAACGGAGATCtgggcagggggggaggggcggcgctCGCAGGTCCCGGGCTCCAGAGAGATCAGCGGCGCTGGCTGCCTCAGGGGACGCCAGCGCTGCTGTGCAGCATAGTCAGCagaggaggagatctccttcTCCTACCTCTGCTAGGTCCAGCCAGTCCTCCCTTCCTCCTCGCTCTCCACCTCCCAATTTGGCAGGTCAGGTCTCCCCCAGGGCAGCAGGGGGAGAGGGAAGCTTACAGGCACTGGCTTCCTCTTACAGTTCCCCCGTTGGTAATCACCTGATAGCTGTGAATGAGGTAAATTTGGAGTCACAGCATGTCTCTGTTTCTGCCACAAGTCACAGACCCTGGTTACACAGCAGCAGTGGTGACAGTATACCTCAAATTAATATTATCCCCCCACTTATGCCTCAGGGATGGATCAGGGGTAGAGTGCGCCCTCATATGGCTCATAATGTAAGTTTTCAGCCCATGTTATCTTCTCAATTACACACACCCTCACCACCTCAGGTTGGGCCCCCTATACAGTATAATTTCATATCTCCAATACAAGCTGCTAATGTTCCTCTGCAGAGGCTTCCATATAGCGATTCAATCAATGTCGGGGGTCACCCCTCGGCGCTGGTTCAGTCTGGGAGCTTTCAGCAAAGCCCAAACACAACGCTTAGTCCATGGGCAAGACCAGCAGTAGCACAGGTGGAGGCGCCCCACGGGAACCTGCCTCCCTGGTCACTACCGTATCCTCCTCCTAATCCAGATAGGGTCCAGCGGCCAATGCAGAATTGGATGGCACCGTATCCACCTCCTTATGTTTCAAGTTATGGGCATGCTTCTAATGCAAGCATTACAAATATACCCGTCCCTGATCTCAATAGCTCCCCCTTTGGGTTTGGTTCCTCCCAAGATCTGGCCCGCCCACCAGCCCCAGGTTTTTCCTTTGGTACGCCTGTCCCAATAGAGTCGTTAAACAGCATttcaggagttagggttaaccagtCGTTTGTGTCTGAAGTAGCTAACATACATTCTGTTTCAGTGACGGCAGTATCGGGCGGAGGGGCGGCCGCGCCATTGCCAGAAGTTATCACAGTGACGGGGAGCTCTGCCTTACAGACGGAGCCAGCAGGGGATTCGGCTTCAAGAGAAGAAACATCAACCCAAGCACTTGCGTTACCAGGGACATCTGCGCAAAGTG TGGGTCGAGTCGGAATGATCGAGTTGGCGGAGTCATCCTTGGCGCAATCCACAAGACGTGCGTATCAGTCAGCGTGGAGTCAGTGGGAGGCTTTCTTACAATCCAGGGCCCCAAGTACATCAGGTCAGGCGGAGGAGATTTTAGAGTTTATGTGGGAAAGATATAACACGGGTGTTAAAAAGGCGGCTATGGCCTCAGCATTAGCAGGCATTTCTTTTATGGCCAAATTACATTCAAAAGTTGATCCCAcaagaggttttattatttccaaggcTATGAAAGGGTGGGCTAGAACCCGCCCTTCGGTTCCTGACTCTAGGCGTCCCATTACGGTTCCCTTGCTTAGGCAGTTGATTATGTCGCTTGCGGAGGTCACTTCTAGCTCCTATGAGTCCACTTTATTCAGCACAGCTTTTTCTATGGCGTTTCACGGAGCATTTAGAATTAGCGAACTTGTGGCTAAATCGAGAGTTTCCCTAGGTACAGCCCTTTTGGGAAAATATACTTTAGTTGCTAGTACGCAGGTCTCCATAAAAATTGCACGATCCAAAACGGATCAGTTTAGTAGGGGTCATTGGGTCACCTTGTCCCCTTGCAATGATACGAGTATATGTCCGGTGGCTTGGTGTAATAAATTTTCAGGAATAAGGCCTAAGGATAGCGAGGCTTGGCTAGCACACATGGATGGGTCTCCTTTGTCCAAGTTTcagtttaatgccatttttaaaagtgCAGTGATAAAGGTGgggttagacccaaaattttatggAACGCACTCGTTCCGTATTGGAGCAGCTACAGCTGCTGCCATGGGAGGGGCCTCCGTACCCGATATTAAATTGTTGGGGCGATGGAAGTCCGATAATTATAAAAGGTACATTAGACCTTAA
- the LOC142141053 gene encoding uncharacterized protein LOC142141053 isoform X2 has product MSRPRRSAGPPARLSDGSQLPAGSLRPPVTLSSSAPSSEALGALPESVHPSAVNIAAGDSPVAGSQRRSGQGGRGGARRSRAPERSAALAASGDASAAVQHSQQRRRSPSPTSARSSQSSLPPRSPPPNLAGQVSPRAAGGEGSLQALASSYSSPVGNHLIAVNEVNLESQHVSVSATSHRPWLHSSSGDSIPQINIIPPLMPQGWIRGRVRPHMAHNVSFQPMLSSQLHTPSPPQVGPPIQYNFISPIQAANVPLQRLPYSDSINVGGHPSALVQSGSFQQSPNTTLSPWARPAVAQVEAPHGNLPPWSLPYPPPNPDRVQRPMQNWMAPYPPPYVSSYGHASNASITNIPVPDLNSSPFGFGSSQDLARPPAPGFSFGTPVPIESLNSISGVRVNQSFVSEVANIHSVSVTAVSGGGAAAPLPEVITVTGSSALQTEPAGDSASREETSTQALALPGTSAQSGLKINIWIMGHSFVYWASKHHLANEWSNFPCPVDIKWMGKRGLCWPFLLSWLEEELAKSQHPDIIVLHLGGNDVGKTKSLALIISIREDLRAIRARWPTIGICWSNIVPRLYWRFPIRPSTLTRLLRKINSVTGKLVRELGGVEIFHPSIKADNTHLFRPDGVHLNKEGMGFFIREIYEQLGSWFCARGGGLGTR; this is encoded by the exons ATGTCCAGACCTAGGAGATCAGCGGGCCCCCCTGCACGTCTGTCAGACGGGTCACAGCTCCCGGCCGGGAGTCTGCGCCCGCCTGTTACTTTATCCAGCTCTGCCCCCTCTAGTGAAGCGCTGGGAGCGCTGCCTGAAAGCGTGCATCCCAGCGCTGTTAATATTGCTGCAGGGGACTCCCCTGTCGCTGGGTCTCAACGGAGATCtgggcagggggggaggggcggcgctCGCAGGTCCCGGGCTCCAGAGAGATCAGCGGCGCTGGCTGCCTCAGGGGACGCCAGCGCTGCTGTGCAGCATAGTCAGCagaggaggagatctccttcTCCTACCTCTGCTAGGTCCAGCCAGTCCTCCCTTCCTCCTCGCTCTCCACCTCCCAATTTGGCAGGTCAGGTCTCCCCCAGGGCAGCAGGGGGAGAGGGAAGCTTACAGGCACTGGCTTCCTCTTACAGTTCCCCCGTTGGTAATCACCTGATAGCTGTGAATGAGGTAAATTTGGAGTCACAGCATGTCTCTGTTTCTGCCACAAGTCACAGACCCTGGTTACACAGCAGCAGTGGTGACAGTATACCTCAAATTAATATTATCCCCCCACTTATGCCTCAGGGATGGATCAGGGGTAGAGTGCGCCCTCATATGGCTCATAATGTAAGTTTTCAGCCCATGTTATCTTCTCAATTACACACACCCTCACCACCTCAGGTTGGGCCCCCTATACAGTATAATTTCATATCTCCAATACAAGCTGCTAATGTTCCTCTGCAGAGGCTTCCATATAGCGATTCAATCAATGTCGGGGGTCACCCCTCGGCGCTGGTTCAGTCTGGGAGCTTTCAGCAAAGCCCAAACACAACGCTTAGTCCATGGGCAAGACCAGCAGTAGCACAGGTGGAGGCGCCCCACGGGAACCTGCCTCCCTGGTCACTACCGTATCCTCCTCCTAATCCAGATAGGGTCCAGCGGCCAATGCAGAATTGGATGGCACCGTATCCACCTCCTTATGTTTCAAGTTATGGGCATGCTTCTAATGCAAGCATTACAAATATACCCGTCCCTGATCTCAATAGCTCCCCCTTTGGGTTTGGTTCCTCCCAAGATCTGGCCCGCCCACCAGCCCCAGGTTTTTCCTTTGGTACGCCTGTCCCAATAGAGTCGTTAAACAGCATttcaggagttagggttaaccagtCGTTTGTGTCTGAAGTAGCTAACATACATTCTGTTTCAGTGACGGCAGTATCGGGCGGAGGGGCGGCCGCGCCATTGCCAGAAGTTATCACAGTGACGGGGAGCTCTGCCTTACAGACGGAGCCAGCAGGGGATTCGGCTTCAAGAGAAGAAACATCAACCCAAGCACTTGCGTTACCAGGGACATCTGCGCAAAGTG GCCTGAAGATAAACATTTGGATAATGGGACACTCATTTGTGTATTGGGCTTCAAAACATCATTTGGCGAATGAGTGGTCTAATTTCCCATGCCCGGTGGATATAAaatggatggggaagaggggccTTTGCTGGCCATTCCTGTTGTCTTGGTTAGAAGAGGAATTGGCAAAATCACAACATCCTGATATTATTGTTTTGCATCTTGGGGGGAATGATGTGGGGAAGACTAAATCATTGGCCCTCATAATAAGCATTAGAGAAGATTTACGTGCTATTCGGGCACGATGGCCTACAATTGGGATTTGTTGGTCCAACATTGTCCCTCGTTTATACTGGAGGTTTCCCATTCGCCCCTCTACGCTTACtagattattaagaaaaattaatagtgttacggggaaactggttagagaattggGGGGGGTAGAAATTTTCCACCCATCCATTAAGGCGGATAATACACACCTGTTCCGGCCGGACGGTGTTCATTTGAATAAAGAGGGGATGGGGTTTTTCATCAGGGAGATCTATGAGCAATTAGGTTCGTGGTTTTGTGCTCGTGGTGGCGGGCTGGGAACCCGTTAA